A stretch of Rhinoderma darwinii isolate aRhiDar2 chromosome 4, aRhiDar2.hap1, whole genome shotgun sequence DNA encodes these proteins:
- the RIPPLY2 gene encoding protein ripply2 codes for MDSQQTAEQRASPAAGTEHSAHAARCAAMWRPWKEPLLTTNNMQQPSSLFQQPMNDKVKLPAFQHPVKLFWPKSKCYDFLYPEAEELLKNFPVQATISFYQESDSSASEDEETYEN; via the exons ATGGACTCGCAGCAGACAGCGGAGCAGAGAGCGTCTCCGGCCGCCGGCACCGAGCACAGTGCCCATGCTGCCAG GTGTGCGGCAATGTGGAGACCATGGAAGGAGCCACTGCTGACCACAAACAACATGCAGCAG CCATCAAGTTTATTTCAGCAGCCCATGAATGACAAAGTTAAACTGCCAGCCTTTCAGCACCCTGTTAA gcttttCTGGCCAAAGTCAAAGTGTTATGACTTCTTGTATCCAGAGGCCGAAGAATTGCTCAAAAACTTTCCAGTTCAAGCCACCATTTCTTTCTATCAGGAATCAGACAGCAGTGCTTCTGAAGATGAAGAAACCTATGAGAACTAa